The segment ACGGTGCACTCGTTCTCCAGGTCGGAGTGGGGGCCGCCGGCGGTCCCCGTGCCGCTGGCGCACACGATCGATCGGTCTGCCTTGCCGTTCCCGCTCACGGCGGCCATCGGGAGGGTCCCAGACGCCCGGGCGTCGCCCTGGGCGGAGACCGCCACCGTGCCGTCCGCGTCGTCCCCCGCGGCGTGGCAGGCGACGGCGTCGTCGAAACCGGTGCTCACCAGGGGGATCCGCACGCAGTCCGCGTGGGCCGAGCCCATCCATGCGCAGACACCGGCGGCGACGGCGAGCGCGGCCGACGCGGCGAGGGTCCGGGGGTCCTTCACAGCGATCCTCCTCGAAACTCGGTGAGACGTGTTTCGTCGCCTCGTCCTCGCGTCCTGCCGCCACCCCCTGTCGCAGCCGGGAGATGTCCGGGTTGAGGGGGTTCGGGCGCTACGGACGTGCGGTGGCGGCGTCAGCCGGCGCTGAACCGGCGCGTGGCCGTGCCTTCCCGAAGCCACGGCTCCCCGCGGTCCAGGACGCGGATCCGGGCCGGGGAGGCCAGCCAGGCATCGGCGTCCGCCGACGTCCTCCACTCGCTGAGCACCACGAAGGAGGGCTGGTCGTCCCAGGCCTCGGCCGCATCCGCCCAAAGGACCCCAGGAGCGGCTCGGGCCGACGAGACCATCTCGGACAGCAGGGCCCGGTACGCCTCGGCGTGCCGGGGGTGGACGGCGTGGCGCTCGTGGATCAGGACGCTGGTCGCCACTAGCGCAGGGGCGGACGATCCCCGACGCGAACCCGGACCGTCGTCCGGGTGAAGCCGTCGCCGTCCGCACGCAGGAGCTCCACCGGTACCTCCTCGCCCACGCGCCGCACGGCGATGAGGGAGACCAGGTCGGTCATGCTGTCGACCTGCTCGCCGCCGAAGCGCACGATGATGTCGCCGGGCGCGATCCCGGCCTCGTCGGCCGGTCCGCCCGGGAGGACCTCGGTGACCCGTGCGCCGGCGCTGCCGCCGAAACGGCGCGCGGTCTCAGCGTCGATCGTGGCGCCCGTCACCCCGATGTAGGGGTGGGTGGCCCGGCCCGTGGCGATCAGATCGTCCGCCACCCGCCGAGCGATATCGATCGGGATGGCGAACCCGATCCCTTCCGCACCGACGTCGGGGTCGACGGCGATCATGCTGTTGATCCCGATCAGCGCCCCCTGGCCGTTCAGGAGCGCCCCGCCCGAGTTCCCGCGTGTGATCGAGGCGTCCGTCTGGATCAGGTCGACGAGCTGGGCCCCGCTGGGCGACCGGGAGGTCCGCCCGAGGGCGGACACGATCCCGGACGTCACCGAGTGGCTCAGGCCCAGCGGGGAGCCGATGGCTACGGTGAGCTCTCCGACCCGCAGGT is part of the Actinomycetota bacterium genome and harbors:
- a CDS encoding antibiotic biosynthesis monooxygenase family protein, giving the protein MATSVLIHERHAVHPRHAEAYRALLSEMVSSARAAPGVLWADAAEAWDDQPSFVVLSEWRTSADADAWLASPARIRVLDRGEPWLREGTATRRFSAG